A single region of the Vigna radiata var. radiata cultivar VC1973A unplaced genomic scaffold, Vradiata_ver6 scaffold_235, whole genome shotgun sequence genome encodes:
- the LOC106753154 gene encoding probable purine permease 4 codes for MTTTLPSEAFHLASSNQNGTNYVENEIVYVQESLPNLSPFIENKEENNDKDKKSTTNKRYMSLLLLNYVLLFVGSLSSSLLSKFYFIHKGSSKWVATWVQSAGFPFLLFPIFLPVLLKYTKRKPFRDFSQKMFLFSVLVGLMIGFNNLLFSWGVAYLPVSTSALLLSTQLVFTLILSSLIVKQKITFANLNCVILITISSIIIGLDSSREKSPGLTNKNYFIGFSCTIGASLLFALYLPLMEKIYQRVNCYQMVIEMQLIMEIAATVLATVGMACDGGFSDMKKEAERVFDKGTTVYWLTILSTVVTWQCCFVGTAGMVFLTSSLNGGICSTALLSINVLGGVVVYKDAFGGFKAVSTVLCIWGFCSYVFGSYIKMKKTVGRKNNSSGPSTELIPIRNSDGIS; via the coding sequence ATGACAACCACATTGCCATCTGAGGCATTCCATCTCGCAAGCTCTAATCAGAATGGCACAAACtatgttgaaaatgaaattgtttatgTACAAGAATCGCTCCCAAATCTTTCCCCATTCATtgagaacaaagaagagaacaatgataaagataaaaaatccACCACCAATAAGAGGTATATGTCTCTTTTACTGCTCAATTACGTCCTACTTTTTGTTGGGTCACTCTCTTCGAGTTTGCTATCAAAATTTTACTTCATTCACAAAGGCTCCAGCAAATGGGTCGCTACATGGGTTCAGAGTGCTGGCTTTCCCTTCCTACTCTTTCCCATTTTTCTCCCAGTTCTCCTTAAATACACAAAGAGAAAACCTTTCAGAGATTTCAGTCAAAAGATGTTCTTGTTTTCGGTTTTAGTTGGTCTCATGATAGGGTTTAACAACCTTTTATTCTCATGGGGTGTGGCATACCTTCCTGTCTCAACCTCAGCACTTCTTTTGTCCACCCAGTTAGTTTTCACTCTTATTCTGTCTTCCCTCAttgtgaaacaaaaaataacctTTGCAAACCTAAATTGTGTGATCCTCATCACCATTAGTTCCATCATTATAGGCTTGGATTCTAGTCGCGAGAAGTCACCAGGACtcacaaacaaaaattacttcataGGGTTCTCTTGCACCATCGGTGCAAGTCTTTTGTTTGCTTTGTATTTGCCATTGATGGAGAAGATCTACCAGAGGGTGAACTGCTACCAAATGGTGATAGAAATGCAGCTCATAATGGAGATTGCAGCAACAGTATTGGCCACTGTAGGTATGGCATGTGATGGAGGATTTTCTGACATGAAGAAAGAGGCCGAGAGGGTTTTCGACAAGGGAACCACGGTTTATTGGTTAACCATTTTGTCGACTGTGGTAACATGGCAATGTTGCTTTGTGGGAACTGCAGGCATGGTTTTTCTGACATCTTCTCTAAACGGGGGGATTTGTTCCACAGCTTTGTTGTCCATAAATGTGTTGGGAGGAGTGGTGGTTTATAAAGATGCTTTTGGAGGTTTTAAGGCTGTCTCAACTGTTTTGTGCATTTGGGGCTTCTGCTCTTATGTCTTTGGCAGTTACatcaaaatgaagaaaactgTTGGAAGGAAGAACAACAGCAGTGGACCTTCCACTGAGTTGATCCCTATAAGAAACTCTGATGGAATTAGTTGA